A single window of Pseudarthrobacter defluvii DNA harbors:
- the galT gene encoding galactose-1-phosphate uridylyltransferase encodes MTGITSTTLSDGRELVYFDDAGTNTSRAGHLTVDHRGLPPRGEPGEVRFDALTDEWVAIAAHRQARTHLPPADQCPICPTTPGNATEIPAADYDVVVFENRFPSLGPALGPVPEGAAWGTKGPAYGRCEVVSFTPEHTGSFSGLTQERSRTVVEAWSQRTAALSAMSGIKQVFPFENRGADIGVTLHHPHGQIYAYPYVTPRAGVLGAAARKYYDAQDGRDTLTGSLLRAEREDGSRMVLEGKHFSAYVPFAARWPLEIHLVPHRHVADLAALGGEEKDELAQVYLDLLKRVDALYPTPTPYISAWHQAPLDNLLRPAGYLHLQLTSPRRAADKLKYLAGSEAAMGAFINDTTPEVVAERLRNVAVPPSSTPVAAMAATPEGASA; translated from the coding sequence ATGACAGGGATTACAAGCACCACGCTCTCCGACGGCCGGGAGCTGGTCTACTTCGACGATGCCGGCACCAACACCTCGCGCGCAGGACATCTCACCGTCGACCACCGCGGGCTGCCCCCGCGGGGTGAACCGGGCGAGGTCCGTTTCGACGCGTTGACTGACGAATGGGTGGCGATCGCCGCCCACCGCCAGGCCCGCACCCACCTGCCGCCGGCAGACCAGTGCCCCATTTGTCCCACCACCCCCGGCAACGCCACCGAAATTCCCGCCGCCGATTACGACGTCGTGGTGTTCGAAAACCGGTTCCCCTCCCTGGGCCCGGCCCTGGGACCGGTGCCGGAGGGCGCCGCCTGGGGAACGAAAGGCCCGGCCTACGGCCGCTGCGAAGTGGTTTCCTTCACCCCCGAGCACACCGGATCCTTCAGCGGCCTGACGCAGGAGCGCTCCCGGACCGTGGTCGAAGCGTGGTCGCAGCGCACTGCCGCCCTGAGTGCCATGTCCGGCATCAAGCAGGTCTTCCCGTTCGAAAACCGGGGCGCGGACATCGGTGTGACACTGCACCATCCGCACGGGCAGATCTATGCCTACCCCTACGTCACCCCGCGCGCAGGCGTCTTGGGCGCAGCCGCCCGGAAGTACTACGACGCACAGGACGGCAGGGACACCCTCACCGGTTCGCTGCTGCGCGCGGAACGGGAAGACGGCAGCAGGATGGTCCTGGAGGGCAAGCACTTCAGCGCCTACGTGCCGTTCGCTGCCCGCTGGCCCCTGGAAATCCACCTGGTGCCGCACCGCCACGTTGCCGACCTGGCCGCGCTGGGCGGGGAGGAAAAAGATGAGCTGGCACAGGTCTACCTTGACCTGCTCAAGCGCGTCGACGCGCTGTATCCCACGCCGACGCCCTACATCTCCGCCTGGCACCAGGCACCGCTGGACAACCTGCTCCGGCCGGCCGGCTACCTTCACCTCCAGCTGACCTCCCCCCGCCGGGCCGCCGATAAGCTGAAGTACCTGGCCGGGTCGGAGGCAGCCATGGGCGCCTTCATCAATGACACCACGCCAGAAGTTGTGGCGGAGCGGCTGCGCAATGTTGCCGTCCCGCCGTCGTCCACGCCTGTTGCCGCCATGGCGGCCACCCCGGAAGGAGCCTCCGCATGA
- the galK gene encoding galactokinase: MQNQDQASAAPAAPADLSARFEQEFGIAPDGVWQAPGRVNLIGEHTDYNEGFVLPFAIDRTARVAVAARRDATVRLLSTYGDQGVVTTALESLQPGAAKGWTKYPLGVMWALRERGVNVPGLDLLLDSDVPLGAGLSSSHAIECAVITALNDLTGAGLEAQDMVLATQRAENDFVGAPTGIMDQSASLRGSKGHAVFLDCRDQAARLVPFETEPAGLVLLVIDTKVSHSHSDGGYASRRASCELGAEVLGVKALRDVEVADLEEASGLLDEVTFRRVRHVVTENDRVLQAVELLAGPGPGAIGPLLDASHASMRDDFEISCPELDLAVDTSRANGAIGARMTGGGFGGAAIALTPVDAEQKVRAAVVKAFADAGFAAPDIFTVSPAAGAMRIA, encoded by the coding sequence ATGCAGAACCAGGACCAGGCCAGCGCAGCCCCTGCCGCCCCTGCGGACCTCAGCGCACGCTTTGAGCAGGAGTTCGGCATCGCCCCCGACGGCGTATGGCAGGCACCGGGGCGGGTGAACCTGATCGGCGAACACACGGACTACAACGAAGGCTTCGTCCTGCCTTTCGCCATTGACCGCACGGCCCGCGTTGCCGTCGCCGCCCGCCGGGACGCCACTGTACGGCTGCTGTCAACCTACGGCGACCAGGGCGTGGTCACCACCGCGCTCGAGTCTCTGCAGCCCGGAGCTGCCAAAGGCTGGACGAAGTACCCCCTCGGCGTCATGTGGGCCCTCCGGGAACGCGGCGTCAACGTCCCCGGACTTGATCTGCTCCTGGACTCGGACGTGCCGCTGGGTGCCGGCCTGTCGTCGTCGCACGCGATCGAATGCGCCGTCATCACTGCCCTGAACGACCTCACGGGGGCCGGGCTGGAGGCCCAGGACATGGTGCTGGCAACCCAGCGGGCGGAAAACGACTTTGTCGGCGCGCCCACCGGAATCATGGACCAGTCCGCGTCGCTGCGCGGCTCGAAAGGCCACGCGGTCTTCCTGGACTGCCGGGACCAGGCGGCGCGCCTCGTTCCCTTCGAAACCGAGCCCGCGGGCCTGGTGCTCCTGGTGATCGACACCAAGGTCTCGCACTCCCATTCGGACGGCGGCTACGCCTCCCGCCGGGCGTCCTGCGAGCTGGGGGCCGAGGTGCTGGGGGTCAAGGCGCTGCGGGACGTCGAGGTGGCGGACCTTGAGGAAGCCAGCGGCCTGCTGGACGAGGTCACCTTCCGGCGGGTACGGCACGTGGTCACCGAGAACGACCGCGTGCTCCAGGCCGTGGAGCTGCTGGCCGGCCCCGGTCCCGGCGCCATCGGTCCCCTGCTGGACGCCAGCCATGCCTCCATGCGCGACGACTTCGAGATCTCGTGCCCCGAGCTGGACCTGGCCGTGGATACCTCCCGCGCCAACGGGGCCATCGGTGCCCGCATGACCGGCGGCGGGTTCGGCGGAGCAGCCATCGCTCTGACCCCAGTGGACGCGGAACAAAAGGTGCGGGCCGCCGTCGTGAAGGCTTTTGCCGACGCCGGCTTTGCGGCGCCGGACATCTTCACGGTCTCCCCCGCGGCCGGAGCCATGCGGATCGCCTAG
- a CDS encoding Bax inhibitor-1/YccA family protein produces the protein MALGGNPIFNGKSFRGATQAPPVPQAPYGQQPYGGQAPYGQQQPYGGQAPYGQQGWGTQPQGMTDEQLRQMYSQPSAGPADTGRMTFDDVIMKTAACLGAVIAGAAVTLVVAQGLASMLMIVGALGGFVLALVNTFKKQPSPALILAYAALEGLFLGGLTRILDGMFPGVGLQAVIGTLSVFAVTLVLFKSGKVRATPKAMRFFMIALIGYAVFALINMVMMWTGAVQSPFGLRTSFEIFGIPLGVFIGLLAIGLAAFSLIMDFTSIEEGVRSGAPQRFSWTAAFGLTVTLVWLYVEIIRLLAILRGDD, from the coding sequence ATGGCACTTGGCGGCAACCCGATCTTCAACGGAAAGAGTTTCCGTGGAGCCACCCAGGCACCGCCTGTCCCGCAGGCTCCCTACGGCCAGCAGCCCTACGGCGGCCAGGCACCCTACGGCCAGCAGCAGCCCTACGGCGGCCAGGCACCCTACGGCCAGCAGGGCTGGGGCACGCAGCCCCAGGGCATGACTGACGAACAGCTCCGCCAGATGTACAGCCAGCCGTCGGCTGGCCCCGCCGACACGGGCCGGATGACGTTCGACGACGTCATCATGAAGACCGCGGCGTGCCTCGGTGCGGTGATTGCCGGCGCCGCGGTCACCCTGGTGGTGGCGCAGGGCCTGGCCTCCATGCTGATGATCGTAGGAGCCCTGGGCGGCTTCGTGCTGGCCCTCGTGAACACGTTCAAGAAGCAGCCCTCGCCGGCACTGATCCTGGCCTACGCAGCTTTGGAAGGTCTCTTCCTCGGCGGCCTGACCCGGATCCTGGACGGCATGTTCCCCGGCGTCGGGCTGCAGGCCGTGATCGGCACGCTCTCGGTGTTTGCCGTGACCCTGGTCCTCTTCAAGAGCGGCAAGGTCCGGGCCACCCCGAAGGCAATGCGGTTCTTTATGATCGCCCTTATCGGCTACGCCGTGTTCGCGCTCATCAACATGGTCATGATGTGGACCGGCGCCGTGCAGAGCCCGTTCGGCCTGCGCACCTCTTTCGAGATCTTTGGCATCCCGCTGGGCGTCTTCATCGGCCTGCTGGCCATCGGCCTGGCCGCCTTCTCGCTGATCATGGACTTCACCAGCATTGAGGAGGGCGTCCGCAGCGGAGCCCCGCAGCGCTTCTCGTGGACGGCGGCATTCGGTCTGACCGTCACCCTCGTGTGGCTCTACGTGGAGATCATCCGCCTGCTGGCCATCCTGCGCGGCGACGACTAG
- a CDS encoding ABC transporter ATP-binding protein produces MTLLELEGVSVHYGRIQALRDISFTVEEGEVVALIGANGAGKTTTMRTISGLLNCTEGRITFAGQDITKMKAHIRVVHGISQAPEGRGIFPGMTVMENLDMGTFGRKDRSGVAKDLDRVFDLFPRLKEREKQFGGTMSGGEQQMLAIGRALMSNPKLLLLDEPSMGLAPQFIRQIFKIIKEINNQGTTVLVVEQNANQALAGAHRAFVLETGEITHSGTGKELLEDPTVKEAYLGVG; encoded by the coding sequence ATGACGTTGCTTGAGCTTGAGGGCGTATCCGTCCACTATGGCCGCATCCAGGCCCTGCGGGACATTTCCTTCACGGTAGAGGAAGGCGAAGTGGTGGCGCTGATCGGTGCCAACGGTGCCGGCAAGACCACCACCATGCGCACCATTTCCGGGCTGCTGAACTGCACCGAGGGCAGGATCACCTTTGCCGGCCAGGACATCACGAAAATGAAGGCCCATATCCGGGTGGTCCACGGGATTTCGCAGGCACCGGAAGGGCGCGGCATCTTCCCTGGCATGACTGTCATGGAAAACCTGGACATGGGAACCTTTGGACGCAAGGACAGAAGCGGCGTAGCGAAGGACCTGGACCGCGTCTTCGACCTGTTTCCGCGGCTGAAGGAGCGGGAGAAACAGTTTGGCGGCACGATGTCCGGCGGTGAGCAGCAGATGCTGGCCATCGGCCGGGCTCTCATGTCCAACCCCAAGCTCCTGCTGCTGGACGAGCCGTCCATGGGCCTGGCGCCACAGTTCATTCGCCAGATCTTCAAGATCATCAAGGAAATCAACAACCAGGGCACCACGGTGCTGGTGGTGGAGCAGAACGCCAACCAGGCGCTGGCCGGGGCGCACCGCGCCTTTGTGCTGGAGACGGGGGAGATCACCCACAGCGGCACAGGCAAGGAACTGTTGGAAGATCCCACCGTCAAGGAGGCCTACCTGGGCGTGGGGTAG